In a single window of the Amia ocellicauda isolate fAmiCal2 chromosome 20, fAmiCal2.hap1, whole genome shotgun sequence genome:
- the zswim8 gene encoding zinc finger SWIM domain-containing protein 8 isoform X6, whose translation MELMFAEWEDGERFSFEDSDRFEEDSLCSFISEAESLCQNWRGWRKQSAGPNSPTVKVKDGQVIPLVELSAKQVAFHIPFEVVEKVYPPVPEQLQLRIAYWSFPENEEDIRLYSCLANGSADEFQRGEQLYRMRAVKDPLQIGFHLSATVVSPQAAQSKGAYNVAVMFDRCRITSCSCTCGAGAKWCAHVVALCLFRIHNASAVCLRAPVSESLSRLQRDQLQKFAQYLISELPQQILPTAQRLLDELLSSQSTAINTVCGAPDPTAGPSASDQSTWYLDESTLSDNIKKTLHKFCGPSPVVFSDVNSMYLSSTEPPAAAEWACLLRPLRGREPEGIWNLLSIVREMFKRRDSNAAPLLEILTEQCLTYEQIIGWWYSVRTSASHSSASGHTGRSNGQSEVAAHACASMCDEMVVLWRLAVLDPTMSPQRRWELCAQLKQWHLKVIEIVKRGQHRKSLDKLFQGFKPAVESCYFNWEVAYPLPGITYCSADKKSASFCWARAVQLSRGGRAGPGDAQEPGGGGSRGGGLEGGSGSDHKGRGGHSLQQEVAVRPKETIIGKRKGLSAGGGSGVLVLGGRLGGGGGLSLEENKGMYKGGAGGSSSMGSKAKLAQGGKVCSGPISIGSKHGSSKRRTSSEDSSLEPDLAELSMDDGSSLALGAEASNTFDFLPPPPELLPAPSPLLREPRKYSVSNSAKEPAFEGKRVAHAAPAPEAAACFSKESVPAVLEKEVELEAEMELDGSEDPSEDGRPPAPAAAASISPATSAKPPRAHREGEVDRAKPAAAPEPVEAADPVGEDDYQAYYLSAASEEGGERGAPDGNPEEEPDIFAGIKPLEQEGQMEVLFACAEALHAHGYSNEACRLAVELAGDLLANPPDLKVEQPQTKGKKSKVSTSRQTQVATNTLSKAAFLLTVLSERPEYHNLAFSTGMFSLELQRPPASTKALEVKLAYQESEVVALLKKIPLGLVEMSAIRDRAEQLRDGNFCDYRPVLPLMLASFIFDVLCTPVVSPTGSRPPSRNRNNEMPGDEELGFEAAVAALGMKTTVSEAEHPLLCEGTRREKGDLALALMITYKDDQSKLKKILDKLLDRESQTHKPQTLSSFYSSKPAASSQKSPSKHNSHGGVGGAAGGGAKHSGPVAGGGSSAVQAVASGATANHQPGLSSSVQGTAGENFSDNREQDGAQPSTCEQQSEAAPFKPEGTVPSRLALGGRGAYSGRCWGSPVRQKKKHTGMASIDSSAPETTSDSSPTLSRRPLRGGWAAASWGRGQDSDSISSSSSDSLGSSSSSGSRRAGGGARAKSADTSRYKGRRPECHAPHVPNQPSEAAAHFYFELAKTVLIKAGGNSSTSIFTQPSASGGHQGPHRNLHLCAFEIGLYALGLHNFVSPNWLSRTYSSHVSWITGQAMEIGSAALNILVECWDGHLTPPEVASLADRASRARDPNMVRAAAELALSCLPHAHALNPNEIQRALVQCKEQDNVMLEKACMAVEEAAKGGGVYPEVLFEVAHQWYWLYEQTVGGGVGSQREGPAGGCGANGGAGGRGPSEAGRGGLDSGGAMETGGVAVTATVTAAAVVPVISVGSTIYQSHAIPGSAMAHPHTQSLHPYTTIQAHLPTVCTPQYLGHPLQHVPRPTVFPVSGAGYPQGMHPAFIGAQYPFSVATGPHPPLAATAVTFPGVPVPSMTQIAVHPYHTEAGLPLSTTVAVGGVHTGSTIQTIQGASLPGLSSQPASLVSTPFPSEDEQHSQPISQQGLHYLHSAYRVGMLALEMLGRRAHNDHPNNFSRSPPYTEDVKWLLGLAARLGVNYVYQFCVGAAKGVLSPFVLQEIIMEALQRLNPAHIHAHLRTPAFHQLVQRCQQAYLQYIHHRLIHLTPADYDDFVNIIRSARSAFCLTPVGMMQFNDVLQNLKRGKQTKELWQRISLEMATFSP comes from the exons ATGGAACTCATGTTTGCCGAGTGGGAGGACGGGGAGAGGTTCTCTTTCGAGGACTCGGACCGCTTCGAGGAGGACTCCCTGTGCTCCTTCATCTCGGAGGCGGAGAGCCTGTGTCAGAACTGGAGAGGGTGGAGGAAGCAATCGGCCGGACCCAACTCTCCTACTGTGAAAGTCAAAG ATGGTCAGGTGATCCCGCTGGTCGAGCTCTCTGCCAAGCAGGTGGCCTTCCACATCCCCTTCGAGGTGGTGGAGAAGGTCTACCCTCCTGTGCCAGAGCAGCTGCAACTGCGCATCGCCTACTGGAGTTTCCCCGAGAATGAGGAGGACATCAG GCTGTACTCCTGCCTGGCCAATGGCAGCGCTGACGAGTTCCAGAGGGGAGAGCAGCTGTACCGGATGAGGGCGGTGAAGGACCCGCTGCAGATCG GTTTCCATCTCAGCGCCACAGTGGTGTCTCCCCAGGCGGCCCAGTCCAAAGGTGCCTACAATGTTGCCGTGATGTTCGACCGCTGCCGCATCACTTCCTGTAGCTGTACCTGCGGAGCTGGGGCCAAGTGGTGCGCCCACGTCGTGGCCCTGTGTCTCTTCAGGATACACAAT GCTTCCGCGGTGTGCCTCCGAGCCCCGGTGTCCGAGTCCCTGTCACGGCTGCAGAGAGACCAGCTGCAGAAATTCGCCCAGTACCTCATCAGCGAGCTGCCCCAGCAG ATACTGCCCACGGCCCAGCGCCTCCTGGATGAACTGCTGTCGTCCCAGTCCACGGCCATCAACACGGTCTGTGGAGCACCAG ACCCCACTGCGGGCCCCTCGGCCTCTGACCAGAGCACCTGGTATTTGGACGAGTCGACGCTCAGCGACAACATCAAGAAGACGCTGCACAAGTTCTGTGGGCCCTCACCAGTTGTGTTTAG CGATGTGAACTCCATGTACCTGTCATCCACGGAGCCTCCGGCCGCGGCGGAGTGGGCCTGCCTGCTGAGACCCCTACGGGGACGGGAGCCCGAGGGCATCTGGAACCTGCTGTCCATCGTCAGGGAGATGTTTAAGAGGAGAGACAGCAACGCGGCACCTCTGCTGGAGATCCTGACGGAGCAGTGCCTCACCTATGAGCAG ATCATTGGCTGGTGGTACAGCGTGCGCACCTCCGCCTCTCATAGCAGCGCCAGCGGACACACGGGCCGCAGCAACGGGCAGTCGGAGGTGGCCGCCCACGCCTGTGCCAGCATGTGTGACGAGATGGTGGTGCTGTGGAGGCTGGCAGTGCTCGATCCCACCATGAGCCCCCAGAG GCGCTGGGAGCTGTGCGCTCAGCTGAAGCAGTGGCACTTGAAGGTCATAGAGATCGTGAAGCGCGGGCAGCACCGCAAGTCCCTGGACAAGCTCTTTCAGGGCTTCAAACCGGCTGTGGAATCCTGTTATTTCAACTGGGAGGTGGCCTACCCCTTGCCCGGCATTACCTACTGCAGCGCCGACAAGAAGAGCGCGTCCTTCTGCTGGGCCAGGGCCGTGCAGCTGTCGCGGGGGGGAAGGGCCGGGCCGGGGGATGCCCAGGAGCCCGGGGGGGGTGGCAGCCGAGGCGGCGGCTTGGAGGGGGGCAGCGGATCTGATCACAAGGGTCGTGGTGGCCACTCCCTTCAGCAAGAGGTGGCAGTCAGACCCAAAGAGACCATCATTGGAAAGAGGAAAGGGCTGTCTGCTGGAGGGGGCAGCGGTGTGCTTGTACTGGggggcagactgggagggggtggggggctgtctTTGGAAGAAAATAAGGGAATGTACAAGGGAGGTGCGGGCGGGTCCTCCTCCATGGGTAGCAAGGCCAAGCTGGCTCAGGGCGGGAAAGTCTGCAGTGGCCCGATCAGTATCGGCAGCAAACACGGGAGCAGCAAGCGGCGCACCAGCAGCGAAGACAGCTCCCTGGAGCCCGACCTGGCCGAGCTCAGCATGGACGACGGCTCTAGCCTGGCGCTGGGGGCCGAAGCCAGCAACACCTTCGACTTCTTGCCCCCTCCGCCTGAACTGCTGCCGGCCCCCAGCCCCTTGCTGAGGGAGCCACGTAAGTACAGCGTCAGCAATAGCGCCAAGGAGCCAGCGTTTGAGGGGAAGAGGGTGGCCCACGCGGCGCCGGCCCCGGAGGCGGCGGCCTGCTTCTCCAAAGAGAGCGTGCCTGCCGTCTTGGAGAAGGAGGTGGAGCTGGAGGCCGAGATGGAGCTGGACGGCAGCGAGGACCCCAGCGAGGACGGCCGCCCCCCTGCCCCCGCCGCTGCTGCCTCCATCTCTCCCGCCACCTCTGCCAAGCCGCCCCGAGctcacagagagggagaggtggaccGGGCCAAGCCGGCCGCAGCCCCAGAGCCCGTCGAGGCCGCCGACCCCGTGGGAGAGGATGACTACCAGGCCTACTACCTGAGTGCCGCCTCAGAGGAGGGGGGAGAGCGAGGGGCGCCGGATGGCAACCCCGAAGAGGAGCCGGACATCTTCGCTGGGATCAAGCCACTGGAGCAGGAGGGACAAATGGAG GTGCTGTTTGCCTGTGCGGAGGCCCTGCACGCTCATGGCTACAGTAACGAGGCATGCCGGCTGGCGGTAGAGCTGGCTGGGGATCTCCTGGCCAACCCTCCTGACCTGAAGGTGGAGCAGCCTCAGACCAAG GGCAAGAAAAGCAAAGTGTCGACTAGCCGGCAGACCCAGGTGGCCACCAACACCCTGTCCAAGGCAGCCTTCCTGCTGACGGTGCTCAGCGAGAGGCCCGAGTACCACAACCTGGCCTTCAGCACCGGCATGTTCTCCCTGGAGCTGCAGCGGCCCCCGGCCTCCACCAAGGCCCTGGAG GTCAAGCTGGCGTACCAGGAGTCGGAGGTGGTGGCGCTGCTGAAGAAGATCCCTCTGGGGCTGGTGGAGATGAGTGCCATCCGAGACCGCGCCGAGCAGCTGAGGGACGGCAACTTCTGCGACTACCGGCCCGTGTTGCCCCTCATGCTGGCCAGCTTCATTTTCGATGTACTCTGCACTCCCG TGGTCTCTCCCACGGGCTCCCGGCCCCCGAGCCGTAACCGTAACAACGAGATGCCAGGTGATGAGGAGCTGGGCTTCGAGGCTGCAGTAGCTGCGCTGG GGATGAAGACCACAGTGAGCGAAGCCGAGCACCCCTTGTTGTGTGAGGGGACGCGGAGGGAGAAGGGAGACCTGGCCCTGGCCCTCATGATCACTTACAAGGATGACCAGAGCAAGCTCAAAAAG ATCTTGGATAAGCTCCTGGACCGGGAGAGCCAGACCCACAAGCCCCAGACCCTGAGCTCTTTCTACTCCAGTAAACCGGCGGCCAGCAGCCAGAAGAGCCCCTCCAAACACAACAGTCATGGAGGGGTGGGCGGGGCCGCGGGGGGTGGGGCCAAGCACTCCGGCCCCGTCGCGGGGGGAGGGTCCAGCGCTGTGCAGGCAGTGGCCAGCGGGGCTACGGCCAATCACCAGCCTGGGCTGTCGAGCTCCGTACAGGGCACGGCGGGGGAGAACTTCAGCGACAACAGAGAGCAGG ACGGGGCCCAGCCCTCTACCTGCGAGCAGCAGAGCGAGGCAGCCCCATTCAAGCCCGAGGGCACGGTGCCCAGCCGCCTCGCCCTGGGGGGCCGCGGGGCCTACAGTGGCCGCTGCTGGGGGTCCCCGGTCCGCCAGAAAAAGAAGCACACAG GCATGGCGAGCATCGACAGCAGTGCCCCCGAGACCACGTCCGACAGCTCGCCCACGCTCAGCCGGCGCCCCCTACGAGGTGGTTGGGCGGCGGCCTCCTGGGGACGGGGCCAGGACAGCGACAGCATCAGCAGCTCGTCCTCCGATTCGCTGGGCTCCTCCTCATCGAGCGGCTCGCGCAGGGCTGGCGGCGGAGCCCGAGCCAAGAGCGCCGACACCAGCCG GTACAAAGGACGGCGCCCGGAATGCCACGCGCCCCACGTCCCCAATCAGCCCTCTGAGGCGGCGGCGCACTTCTACTTCGAGCTGGCCAAGACGGTGCTCATCAAGGCCGGAGGCAACAGCTCCACCTCCATCTTCACCCAGCCCTCTGCCAGCGGGGGCCACCAGGGGCCCCACCGCAACCTGCACCTCTGTGCCTTTGAGATCGGCCTGTACGCCCTGGGCCTGCACAACTTCGTCTCGCCCAACTGGCTCTCCAGGACTTACTCTTCCCACGTATCCTGGATTACAG GCCAGGCCATGGAGATCGGCAGCGCTGCTCTCAATATCCTGGTGGAGTGCTGGGATGGACACCTCACCCCTCCCGAGGTGGCGTCTCTGGCGGACCGAGCCTCGCGCGCCCGTGACCCCAACATGGTGCGGGCGGCGGCCGAGCTCGCCCTCAGCTGCCTGCCTCACGCCCACGCCCTCAACCCCAACGAGATCCAGAGGGCGCTGGTCCAGTGTAAAGAGCAG GACAACGTGATGCTGGAGAAGGCCTGCATGGCCGTGGAAGAGGCTGCCAAGGGCGGGGGCGTGTACCCGGAGGTGCTGTTCGAAGTGGCCCACCAGTGGTACTGGTTGTACGAGCAGACCGTGGGGGGTGGCGTGGGGTCCCAGCGGGAGGGCCCAGCGGGGGGGTGTGGGGCCAATGGCGGGGCCGGGGGCCGAGGCCCCTCCGAGGCAGGACGTGGAGGCCTGGACAGCGGGGGAGCCATGGAGACGGGAGGCGTGGCCGTGACCGCCACAGTGACCGCGGCCGCCGTGGTGCCCGTCATCTCCGTGGGCTCCACCATCTACCAGTCGCACGCCATCCCCGGCTCGGCCATGGCGCACCCCCACACCCAGAGTCTGCACCCCTACACCACCATCCAGGCCCACCTGCCCACCGTCTGCACCCCGCAGTACCTGGGCCACCCCCTGCAGCACGTGCCCCGGCCCACTGTCTTCCCTGTGTCCGGGGCCGGATACCCACAG GGAATGCACCCTGCCTTTATTGGAGCCCAGTACCCTTTCTCAGTGGCCACAGGGCCTCATCCGCCCCTGGCAGCGACTGCGGTCACCTTCCCGGGTGTGCCCGTGCCGTCCATGACCCAGATCGCTGTCCATCCCTACCACACCGAGGCCGGCCTGCCTCTCAGCACCACTGTGGCAG TAGGTGGTGTCCACACTGGCTCCACTATCCAGACAATCCAGGGGGCTTCTCTTCCTGGCCTCTCCTCCCAGCCCGCCTCATTGGTCAGCACCCCCTTCCCTTCTGAAGACGAGCAGCACAGCCAGCCAATCAGCCAGCAAGGCCTGCACTACCTGCACTCCGCCTACAGAGTCG GTATGCTGGCTCTGGAGATGCTGGGGCGCAGGGCTCACAACGACCACCCCAACAATTTCTCCCGGAGCCCTCCTTACACCGAGGATGTCAAGTGGCTGCTGGGGCTGGCTGCCCGCTTAG GTGTGAACTATGTGTACCAGTTCTGCGTGGGCGCCGCCAAGGGAGTGCTGAGCCCCTTCGTCCTCCAGGAGATCATCATGGAGGCCTTGCAGCGGCTCAACCCCGCACACATCCACGCCCACCTGAGGACGCCCGCCTTCCACCAGCTGGTCCAGCGCTGCCAGCAGGCGTACTTACAG TACATCCACCACCGCCTCATCCACCTGACCCCCGCCGACTACGACGATTTCGTCAACATCATCCGCAGCGCCCGCAGTGCGTTCTGCCTCACGCCCGTGGGCATGATGCAGTTCAACGACGTGCTGCAGAACCTCAAGCGGGGCAAGCAGACCAAGGAGCTGTGGCAGCGGATCTCACTGGAGATGGCCACCTTCTCCCCCTGA